One genomic window of Maribacter aquivivus includes the following:
- a CDS encoding alpha/beta fold hydrolase, with the protein MLHYITYQHKTSTTWVTFVHGAGGSSSIWYKQIREFKKHFNVLLLDLRGHGNSKPSLKNVFDEKYTFDVITNDIVEVIDHEEIEKSHFVGISLGTILIRNLAENHPERVESMVMGGAIMKLNLRSQILMKLGVIFKTVIPYLWLYKFFAIIIMPNKNHRESRLLFVREAKKLYQKEFIRWFKLTSEINPLLQFFRSADIKIPTLYVMGEEDYLFLPSIRKIAKSHQNSELIVVEDCGHVVNVEQPNFFNEKVVAYLAQQG; encoded by the coding sequence TTGCTTCATTATATAACGTATCAACACAAAACATCTACTACGTGGGTTACATTTGTACATGGTGCAGGTGGTAGTTCTTCTATTTGGTATAAGCAGATAAGAGAGTTTAAAAAACATTTTAACGTACTACTTTTAGATTTAAGAGGGCACGGTAATTCTAAACCTAGCCTTAAGAATGTTTTTGATGAAAAATATACTTTTGATGTGATTACCAATGATATCGTTGAGGTTATTGATCATGAGGAAATTGAGAAGTCGCACTTTGTTGGTATTTCGTTAGGTACTATACTTATTAGAAATTTAGCAGAAAATCATCCTGAACGAGTAGAGAGTATGGTTATGGGTGGTGCTATTATGAAACTGAACCTGCGTTCTCAAATTCTTATGAAACTTGGTGTCATTTTTAAAACTGTTATACCGTACTTATGGTTGTACAAGTTCTTTGCAATTATAATAATGCCAAATAAGAATCATAGAGAGTCTAGATTGCTCTTTGTACGAGAAGCTAAGAAGTTGTATCAAAAAGAATTTATTCGTTGGTTCAAACTTACGTCAGAGATTAATCCGCTACTACAATTTTTTAGATCTGCAGATATTAAAATACCTACGCTTTATGTTATGGGTGAGGAAGATTATCTGTTTTTACCTAGTATTCGTAAAATAGCAAAATCTCATCAGAATTCTGAGCTCATAGTAGTTGAAGACTGTGGTCACGTAGTCAATGTTGAGCAACCTAATTTTTTTAACGAGAAGGTGGTGGCTTATTTAGCACAACAAGGTTAA
- a CDS encoding DUF4197 domain-containing protein produces MIKKVSLAICMLLAVSCAELQQVVNQLPTSTEGVLSNDAIANGLKEALDLGIEKQVSKLTATDGFYKNELVKILLPEDLQKVDKTLRDIGLGSLADEGLKVLNRAAEDAVSEATPIFVNAVKDMSFVDAKNILLGSNDAATSYLETKTNTELYAKFNPVINESFKKVGADKIWSSIITKYNAIPLTNNVNPDLTDYVTEQALSGVYKMIAIEEEEIRTKYSSRTTDVLKKVFALQDKK; encoded by the coding sequence ATGATAAAAAAAGTAAGCTTAGCTATATGCATGTTACTAGCAGTTTCATGTGCAGAATTACAACAGGTAGTAAATCAATTACCAACTTCTACAGAAGGCGTTTTAAGTAACGATGCCATTGCAAACGGATTAAAAGAAGCACTAGACCTGGGTATTGAAAAACAGGTTAGCAAACTAACTGCAACTGATGGTTTCTACAAAAATGAGTTAGTAAAAATTTTGTTACCAGAAGATTTACAGAAGGTAGATAAGACTCTACGAGATATAGGCTTAGGTAGTTTAGCAGATGAAGGATTAAAAGTTTTAAATCGTGCTGCTGAAGATGCAGTTTCTGAAGCAACACCAATATTTGTAAATGCTGTAAAAGATATGTCTTTCGTAGACGCCAAGAATATACTTTTAGGAAGCAATGACGCTGCAACTTCTTATTTGGAAACAAAAACAAATACAGAATTGTATGCAAAATTTAATCCGGTAATTAATGAATCTTTTAAAAAGGTAGGTGCAGATAAAATTTGGAGCTCGATAATTACAAAATATAATGCTATACCACTTACAAATAACGTAAATCCTGATTTAACGGATTATGTTACTGAACAAGCCCTATCTGGAGTATATAAAATGATAGCTATAGAAGAGGAAGAAATTAGAACAAAGTATTCATCTAGAACAACAGATGTACTGAAAAAAGTATTTGCACTTCAAGATAAAAAGTAG
- a CDS encoding DJ-1/PfpI family protein, translated as MKFTYILPLFLTILISCQEKKSTVEKEIIAEDIRIMPKLNPESYNVAFLIMDGTFNTEFTAPYDIFQHTKYREGIKAMNTFIVANTLKPITTFEGVRILPDYDYTKDDLPKIDILVVPSAEHSMDSDLKDTAMLDFIKEVDKNALYMTSHCDGAFPLAKTGILDSVASTTFPSDVENYRKMFPYLNIKDNVLFVHDGKYITSAGGAKSFEAALYLCEVLYGKEITKSLAKGLVIDWDIEKVPHLTVQ; from the coding sequence ATGAAATTTACCTATATTTTACCTTTATTTCTTACCATCTTAATAAGCTGTCAAGAGAAAAAATCTACAGTTGAAAAAGAAATTATCGCTGAAGATATTAGAATAATGCCCAAGCTAAATCCTGAAAGCTACAATGTTGCTTTCCTGATTATGGATGGCACTTTCAATACCGAATTTACAGCACCTTATGATATTTTTCAGCATACTAAATATAGAGAAGGCATAAAGGCTATGAATACTTTCATCGTTGCAAACACCTTAAAGCCTATAACTACTTTTGAAGGGGTGCGCATACTACCAGATTATGATTACACGAAAGACGATTTACCTAAAATAGACATATTGGTAGTACCAAGTGCAGAGCATTCAATGGATAGCGATTTGAAAGACACAGCTATGTTAGATTTTATCAAAGAGGTTGACAAGAATGCACTGTATATGACTAGTCATTGTGACGGCGCATTCCCTTTGGCAAAAACGGGAATTTTAGATTCGGTTGCTTCAACGACTTTTCCTAGTGATGTAGAGAATTACAGAAAAATGTTTCCTTATCTGAATATAAAAGATAATGTATTATTCGTTCACGACGGAAAATATATAACCTCTGCAGGCGGAGCCAAAAGCTTTGAAGCTGCACTATACTTATGTGAAGTTTTATACGGAAAAGAAATTACCAAATCTCTAGCTAAAGGCTTGGTCATTGATTGGGATATAGAAAAAGTACCACATCTTACTGTTCAATAA
- a CDS encoding outer membrane beta-barrel protein has product MKTIIYTKYVKNIFATGLMLFAAAGVVAQEEEEEKKISISGSVDAYYQTNLSSSDATPQSFGSSFANELGFALGMANLVATYEGEKTGVVADLVFGPRGDDAAGGYNLNQLYAYWNVSEGTTLTMGRFNTYLGYEVISPVGNFNYSTSYLFSSGPFSHVGLKADFALSDDFSLMLAIMNVTDTNNNLTGAYSAGAQLGYSGQFLNFYYDGGEALGFEIDYTGGFDLSEDLFLGINAAYADNDGEGFSGAALYPQYATSDDFSIGLRGEYFATRSDFVDEDPSVLALTLTGSYSVDNLTIKPEIRLDSWGNDAEPYFDADGAASKSLSSFLVAAVYSF; this is encoded by the coding sequence ATGAAAACGATTATTTACACAAAATACGTAAAAAATATTTTTGCAACAGGTCTTATGCTTTTTGCAGCTGCTGGCGTAGTAGCTCAAGAAGAGGAAGAAGAGAAAAAAATAAGCATTAGTGGTTCTGTTGATGCATATTACCAAACTAACTTAAGCTCATCTGATGCTACTCCACAATCATTCGGCAGCTCTTTTGCAAACGAATTAGGTTTCGCTTTAGGTATGGCGAATCTTGTTGCTACTTATGAAGGAGAGAAAACAGGTGTAGTTGCTGATTTAGTTTTTGGACCTAGAGGTGATGATGCTGCAGGCGGATATAACCTAAACCAATTATATGCTTACTGGAATGTATCTGAAGGTACGACATTAACAATGGGTAGATTTAATACCTATTTAGGATATGAAGTAATTTCTCCAGTAGGTAACTTTAACTACAGTACATCTTACTTATTTTCTAGTGGTCCTTTCTCTCATGTAGGCTTGAAAGCTGATTTTGCACTTTCTGATGATTTCAGTTTAATGTTAGCAATTATGAACGTGACCGACACGAATAATAACTTAACAGGTGCTTACTCTGCAGGTGCTCAATTAGGTTATTCAGGACAATTCCTTAACTTCTACTACGATGGTGGCGAAGCTTTAGGATTTGAAATTGATTACACAGGTGGTTTTGATTTATCTGAAGATTTATTCTTAGGAATAAATGCTGCTTATGCTGATAACGATGGTGAAGGTTTCTCAGGTGCTGCTTTATACCCACAGTACGCTACATCAGATGATTTTTCTATCGGATTAAGAGGTGAATACTTCGCTACTAGATCAGATTTCGTAGATGAAGACCCAAGTGTTTTAGCATTAACATTGACAGGTAGCTATTCAGTAGACAACTTAACAATTAAGCCAGAAATAAGATTAGATTCTTGGGGTAATGATGCTGAGCCATACTTCGATGCAGATGGTGCAGCTTCTAAAAGCTTATCTTCTTTCTTAGTAGCAGCAGTTTACTCTTTCTAA
- the pyrF gene encoding orotidine-5'-phosphate decarboxylase translates to MTTQELVDQIHKKQSFLCIGLDTDLEKIPAFLLEDEDPIFSFNKAIIDATHELCVAYKPNIAFYEAYGVQGWSALRKTIKYLNANYPDIFTIADAKRGDIGNTSTRYAKAFFEDLNFDSITIAPYMGRDSVEPFLAFKDKHTILLALTSNEGAFDFQTKKIDGVELYKEVLSVSTTYKGSENLMYVVGATKAEYLKEIREIVPNSFLLVPGVGAQGGSLKDVCKYGMTKNIGLLINSSRGIIYASSQENFADAAKSKAKELQEAMKIELEKLN, encoded by the coding sequence ATGACTACCCAAGAGCTAGTAGATCAAATACATAAAAAACAATCTTTTTTATGTATTGGCTTAGATACTGATTTAGAAAAGATTCCGGCTTTTTTATTGGAAGATGAAGATCCTATTTTCTCTTTTAATAAAGCTATTATTGATGCTACTCATGAGTTGTGCGTGGCGTATAAACCCAATATTGCTTTTTATGAAGCTTATGGAGTACAGGGTTGGTCGGCATTACGTAAAACAATTAAATATTTAAATGCTAATTATCCTGATATTTTCACTATTGCAGATGCTAAAAGAGGGGATATTGGTAATACTTCTACAAGATATGCTAAGGCATTTTTTGAAGATTTAAATTTTGATTCCATAACTATAGCTCCTTACATGGGGCGAGATTCTGTTGAGCCTTTTTTAGCCTTTAAGGATAAACATACCATTTTACTGGCACTAACTTCAAATGAAGGTGCTTTTGATTTTCAGACAAAAAAGATAGATGGGGTAGAACTTTATAAAGAAGTACTATCTGTTTCTACGACTTATAAGGGTTCTGAGAACTTAATGTATGTAGTAGGGGCAACCAAGGCTGAATATCTTAAAGAAATTCGCGAGATAGTGCCTAATAGCTTTTTATTGGTGCCTGGTGTAGGTGCGCAAGGCGGAAGCTTGAAAGATGTGTGTAAGTATGGTATGACCAAAAATATAGGTCTACTAATTAATTCTTCACGCGGAATAATATATGCGTCTAGTCAAGAAAATTTTGCAGACGCAGCCAAATCTAAGGCAAAAGAATTGCAAGAGGCTATGAAAATAGAGCTAGAAAAATTAAACTAA
- a CDS encoding ammonium transporter: protein MNEVTQESMDKALEAINADMGALWIVLAGILVFFMQAGFTLVEVGFTRSKNTGNIIMKNLMDLAIGSLLFWAVGYGIMYGSDLVLGGLFRSSPTDQGYFFFSATDWYNLFFQTVFCATAATIVSGAVAERTKFSTYLILSAVLTTLIYPISGSWYWPFDDDAWLNTAGFIDFAGSSVVHAVGGGAALVAAIMVGPRIGKYVDGEVKAIPGHNMLLGSLGVFILWLGWFGFNGGSQLAWGGDDTIAAGSVIINTNLSAAIGAIAALFMTWLRYGKPDLSMTLNGALAGLVGITAGCGAVNAWGAIAIGLVCGLAVVLSIELLDKKLKIDDPVGAISVHGTCGFLGTVLVGVFALDGGLLYGGGASLLWVQTYGSLAYILWAAFGTFVVLFILKKTIGLRVSKQDEIEGLDLTEHGLEAYPEHISNDK, encoded by the coding sequence ATGAATGAAGTAACACAAGAATCGATGGACAAGGCTTTGGAAGCCATAAATGCCGACATGGGTGCATTATGGATTGTACTCGCCGGTATTTTAGTCTTCTTTATGCAAGCTGGGTTTACTCTGGTAGAAGTTGGTTTTACCAGAAGTAAGAATACCGGTAATATTATCATGAAAAACTTAATGGACCTTGCAATTGGATCTCTTTTGTTTTGGGCCGTAGGATATGGTATAATGTATGGAAGTGATTTGGTACTAGGAGGATTATTTAGATCTAGCCCAACAGATCAAGGGTATTTCTTTTTTAGTGCAACAGACTGGTACAATTTATTCTTTCAAACGGTATTCTGTGCAACCGCAGCTACAATTGTTTCTGGAGCCGTGGCAGAAAGAACTAAGTTTTCTACTTATTTAATACTTTCAGCTGTTTTAACAACCTTAATATATCCAATTTCAGGAAGTTGGTACTGGCCTTTTGATGATGATGCATGGCTAAACACTGCAGGTTTTATTGATTTTGCAGGATCCTCAGTAGTACACGCTGTTGGTGGTGGTGCTGCTTTGGTAGCAGCTATAATGGTTGGCCCTAGAATTGGTAAATATGTTGACGGAGAAGTAAAGGCTATTCCAGGTCATAATATGTTATTAGGATCACTTGGTGTATTTATACTATGGTTAGGTTGGTTTGGTTTCAACGGCGGATCTCAATTAGCTTGGGGTGGTGATGATACTATAGCGGCAGGTAGTGTAATAATAAATACTAATTTATCTGCAGCCATCGGTGCTATTGCAGCACTTTTCATGACTTGGTTAAGATATGGAAAACCTGATCTTTCAATGACCTTGAACGGTGCACTTGCCGGTTTAGTTGGTATAACCGCTGGTTGTGGAGCAGTAAACGCATGGGGCGCAATTGCCATTGGTTTAGTTTGTGGTTTAGCTGTAGTACTTTCTATTGAACTATTAGATAAAAAATTAAAGATAGATGATCCTGTTGGAGCAATTTCTGTACATGGTACATGTGGTTTTCTTGGTACTGTATTAGTAGGGGTCTTCGCTTTAGATGGTGGTCTATTATACGGTGGCGGAGCAAGCCTTCTTTGGGTACAAACTTATGGCTCTCTTGCCTATATTCTTTGGGCTGCCTTTGGAACATTCGTTGTACTATTTATATTGAAGAAAACAATCGGATTACGTGTTTCAAAACAAGATGAGATCGAAGGTTTAGACCTTACCGAACATGGATTAGAAGCTTACCCAGAACATATCTCAAACGATAAATAA
- a CDS encoding alpha/beta hydrolase has translation MMKNILLLTFVLISSVVYSQELRLLRGAITENLAVNDTVNETYSLYLPSNFEINRPWPVAFVMDLKGKGKAAVSMLINAAEQEGYVLASSNNLSDSLAISENVLIANRMFNAVFNTIPTAKNRTYTAGFESGAMFASILPTFVREIKGVISIGASVGNVEILNTKQPFQFIGLVNRSDYNFTPMYNTKQVLNKLKFPNELLVFDGARNLPEKETIAKAFRMLTLTSMAKGHLERNDSLINSSYNEFLVDVNNNVSNQKPLLATYQMLDMEKIFYPLMRLDSLKASQKVLKRSTSYRQANRSQNSYFLKESFTKEDYSYYLEEDIISYNYANLGWWNFQMEELNKLDKSSNLFERQMSSRLRGYINALVSDNIDYIAADEKVDFEALNLLYMIKTITAPAEHDGYLKVISMSSKMEDYGTALFYLEELLKTGYTNKEELYSLEYTSLFKIMPEFNEVVEKYLKGARYDVIEQ, from the coding sequence ATGATGAAAAATATACTATTACTTACCTTCGTTTTAATTTCTTCGGTTGTTTATTCTCAAGAGCTTAGACTTTTGAGAGGTGCCATTACAGAGAATTTAGCTGTGAATGATACTGTAAATGAAACGTACTCACTTTATTTGCCTTCTAATTTTGAAATTAATAGGCCTTGGCCTGTTGCTTTTGTGATGGATTTAAAGGGGAAGGGAAAGGCTGCAGTGTCAATGTTGATTAATGCTGCTGAGCAAGAAGGCTACGTTTTGGCTAGTTCTAATAATCTTAGTGATTCACTCGCTATATCTGAAAACGTGCTCATTGCAAATAGAATGTTTAATGCTGTTTTTAATACGATACCAACAGCAAAGAATCGCACATATACTGCAGGGTTTGAAAGCGGTGCAATGTTTGCATCTATTCTACCAACGTTTGTTAGAGAAATAAAAGGTGTTATATCTATTGGGGCATCTGTAGGTAATGTTGAAATATTAAATACGAAACAACCTTTTCAGTTTATTGGTTTGGTCAATAGGTCAGATTATAATTTCACCCCTATGTACAATACCAAGCAGGTGCTGAATAAATTAAAATTCCCAAATGAGTTATTGGTGTTTGATGGTGCTCGAAATCTACCAGAGAAAGAAACTATTGCCAAAGCATTTAGAATGTTAACGTTGACCAGTATGGCAAAAGGTCATTTAGAACGAAACGATAGCTTGATCAATAGCTCTTACAATGAGTTTTTAGTAGATGTAAATAATAATGTATCAAACCAAAAACCACTATTAGCTACATATCAAATGTTAGATATGGAGAAAATTTTCTATCCATTAATGAGATTAGATTCTTTAAAGGCTTCTCAAAAAGTTTTAAAACGTAGCACGTCTTATAGACAGGCTAACAGAAGTCAGAACAGTTATTTTTTGAAGGAGTCTTTTACTAAAGAAGATTATAGTTATTATTTAGAGGAAGATATTATTTCATATAACTATGCCAATTTAGGATGGTGGAATTTTCAAATGGAAGAATTAAACAAATTAGATAAAAGTTCTAATTTGTTTGAACGCCAAATGTCAAGTAGGTTAAGAGGTTATATAAATGCCTTGGTTTCTGATAATATAGATTATATAGCTGCTGATGAGAAAGTAGATTTTGAAGCTTTAAATTTATTGTACATGATTAAAACCATAACTGCACCTGCAGAACATGATGGTTATTTAAAAGTCATCTCCATGAGCTCAAAAATGGAAGATTACGGTACAGCCTTATTCTATTTAGAAGAACTTTTAAAAACCGGATATACAAATAAAGAAGAGTTGTATTCATTAGAGTATACATCTTTATTTAAAATTATGCCAGAGTTTAACGAGGTGGTTGAAAAGTACTTAAAAGGTGCTAGATATGATGTTATTGAACAGTAA
- the prfA gene encoding peptide chain release factor 1: MIDKLNIVKQRFDEVSDLIIQPDIISDQEKYVKLTKEYKDLKDLMDKREEYLELTNNIAEAEEIIADGSDAEMLEMAKMQMDEAKSGLPKLEEDIKLMLIPKDPEDAKDVVVEIRAGTGGDEASIFAGDLFRMYTKYCESKGWKTNVIDLSEGTSGGYKEIQFEVSGTNVYGTLKFEAGVHRVQRVPQTETQGRVHTSAATVMVLPEAEEFDVQIDPKDVRIDFFCSSGPGGQSVNTTYSAVRLTHIPTGLIAQCQDQKSQHKNKDKAFRVLRSRLYDLELAKKQEEDAAKRNSQVSSGDRSAKIRTYNYPQGRVTDHRIGLTLYDLSNIIDGDIQKIIDELSFVENTEKLREASEIF, from the coding sequence ATGATAGACAAGTTAAATATAGTAAAACAACGTTTTGATGAGGTTTCAGACCTTATAATTCAGCCAGATATTATATCTGACCAAGAGAAATATGTAAAACTCACAAAAGAATATAAAGATCTTAAAGATTTAATGGATAAGCGAGAAGAGTATCTTGAGCTTACCAATAATATTGCTGAGGCCGAAGAGATTATCGCTGATGGAAGTGATGCAGAAATGCTTGAAATGGCAAAAATGCAAATGGATGAGGCTAAAAGCGGATTGCCAAAGCTTGAAGAGGATATTAAGTTAATGCTGATACCTAAAGATCCAGAAGATGCAAAAGATGTAGTAGTCGAAATTAGAGCTGGAACGGGTGGAGATGAGGCTAGTATTTTTGCTGGTGATCTTTTTAGAATGTACACAAAGTATTGTGAGTCTAAAGGATGGAAAACTAATGTAATTGACCTTAGTGAAGGTACTAGTGGTGGTTATAAAGAAATTCAGTTCGAGGTTTCTGGTACTAATGTATATGGAACTTTGAAATTTGAAGCTGGTGTACACCGTGTACAACGTGTACCTCAAACAGAAACACAGGGTAGAGTACATACTAGTGCAGCTACGGTTATGGTTTTGCCAGAAGCTGAAGAATTTGATGTCCAAATAGATCCTAAAGATGTAAGAATAGATTTTTTCTGTTCTTCTGGTCCTGGTGGTCAGTCTGTAAACACAACATACTCTGCTGTTCGTTTAACGCACATACCAACCGGATTGATAGCACAGTGTCAAGATCAAAAATCTCAACATAAAAATAAGGACAAGGCTTTTAGGGTGCTTCGTTCTAGATTATACGATTTAGAATTGGCAAAGAAACAAGAGGAAGATGCTGCTAAGCGAAATTCTCAAGTAAGTAGTGGTGACCGTTCTGCAAAGATTAGAACGTACAACTACCCACAGGGTAGAGTTACTGATCACCGAATTGGTCTTACTTTGTATGATTTGTCTAATATTATTGATGGTGACATTCAAAAAATAATAGACGAATTAAGTTTTGTGGAGAATACTGAGAAATTGAGGGAAGCCTCTGAGATATTTTAA
- a CDS encoding Lrp/AsnC family transcriptional regulator: MNPKIDELNWKILKQLQNNARESFANIGRTVGLTAPAVAERVKKMEDLGIIQGYKATVSHALTGHQLKAIITLRAFMGKLKPFLSVVLTLEEVINCYRITGNENIVMEVVLKDQFHLEKFIDQLIQYGETRTHIVLSQVISNAPMHKIK, translated from the coding sequence TTGAATCCAAAGATAGACGAGCTTAATTGGAAAATACTTAAACAATTGCAAAATAATGCTAGGGAATCATTTGCAAATATTGGTCGTACCGTAGGACTAACGGCACCTGCAGTTGCTGAACGTGTTAAAAAAATGGAAGACCTTGGTATTATACAAGGTTATAAGGCTACGGTGTCTCATGCGTTGACAGGTCATCAATTAAAAGCCATTATAACATTGCGTGCTTTTATGGGAAAATTAAAACCGTTTTTGTCTGTGGTTCTTACCTTGGAAGAGGTTATTAATTGTTATCGAATTACCGGAAATGAAAATATTGTTATGGAAGTTGTTTTAAAAGATCAATTTCATCTAGAAAAGTTTATTGATCAACTAATTCAGTACGGCGAAACCAGAACACATATTGTTTTGTCGCAGGTTATTTCGAATGCGCCAATGCATAAGATTAAATAG
- a CDS encoding DUF1684 domain-containing protein, which translates to MRLCIAVLVLGMFVSCGQEKKYHDVKNDITSTVTSDKLAGILLFQEELNAEFKDPETSPLADRFRSDFETLDFFAPDTSYVIEAEFIRTPEALPFSMPTTTDRESTEVVYAIARFSINGKVHELEIYQSPDLITQEKYEDYLFLPFTDKTNGEETYGGGRYLDLRIPDGNTIILDFNKAYNPYCAYNKKFSCPLVPAVNNLDTEIRVGVKAFDH; encoded by the coding sequence ATGAGATTATGTATTGCTGTTTTGGTTTTAGGAATGTTTGTTTCATGCGGACAAGAAAAGAAATATCATGATGTAAAGAATGATATAACATCTACCGTAACTTCAGATAAGTTAGCTGGTATTTTATTGTTTCAAGAGGAATTGAATGCTGAATTTAAGGATCCTGAAACTTCCCCGTTAGCAGATCGTTTTCGTAGTGATTTTGAAACTTTAGATTTCTTTGCGCCAGATACCAGTTATGTAATAGAGGCGGAGTTTATAAGAACACCGGAAGCATTACCATTTTCAATGCCGACAACAACTGATAGGGAGTCTACAGAGGTTGTTTATGCTATTGCAAGGTTTTCTATTAATGGAAAAGTGCATGAATTGGAAATTTATCAATCCCCAGATTTAATTACTCAAGAAAAATACGAGGACTATTTGTTTTTGCCTTTTACAGATAAAACAAATGGTGAAGAGACTTATGGTGGTGGTAGATATTTGGATTTAAGAATTCCTGATGGGAACACAATTATTCTTGATTTTAATAAAGCATACAATCCGTACTGTGCTTATAACAAGAAATTCAGTTGCCCATTGGTGCCAGCAGTAAATAATTTGGATACTGAGATTAGGGTAGGGGTAAAAGCTTTTGACCATTAG
- the purU gene encoding formyltetrahydrofolate deformylase: MKTTILIHCPDQAGIICTVTGFISKNKGNIVYLDQHVDKPANVFFMRTVVEFEEDYYDLDHFKTLFQKELASTYNMQWSIHTDDKSPKMAIFVSKYKHCLYDLLSRYRSGELEVEIPFILSNHNDLRHIADQFNIPFFHVPFNKENRVEAEKEQLALLEKYDIDFIVLARYMQIVSGTLINKFPNKIINIHHSFLPAFAGAKPYHAAFKRGVKIIGATSHYVTEELDAGPIIEQDVTTVTHSHSIEDFIVKGRDLEKIVLSRGVKLHIARKTMVYNNKTVIFS; this comes from the coding sequence TTGAAAACAACAATTTTAATCCATTGTCCGGATCAAGCAGGTATTATATGCACTGTAACCGGATTTATTAGTAAAAACAAGGGCAATATCGTTTACCTTGATCAGCATGTAGACAAACCAGCTAACGTATTTTTTATGCGTACCGTTGTGGAATTTGAAGAAGACTATTATGACTTAGATCATTTCAAAACCCTTTTTCAAAAAGAGTTAGCTTCCACGTATAACATGCAATGGAGTATACACACAGACGATAAATCACCTAAAATGGCCATTTTCGTTTCTAAGTACAAGCATTGTCTTTATGACTTATTAAGTAGATACCGTTCTGGTGAATTAGAAGTTGAGATACCTTTTATATTAAGCAACCATAATGACCTAAGACATATAGCTGATCAATTTAACATTCCCTTCTTTCATGTTCCTTTTAATAAAGAGAATAGAGTTGAAGCAGAAAAAGAACAATTGGCTCTATTAGAAAAGTATGATATTGACTTTATTGTACTAGCTAGATATATGCAAATTGTTAGCGGAACACTTATCAATAAGTTCCCTAATAAGATTATAAATATTCACCATTCATTCTTACCAGCATTTGCAGGAGCAAAACCTTATCATGCAGCATTTAAAAGAGGTGTAAAAATTATAGGCGCAACGAGTCATTATGTTACGGAAGAACTAGATGCAGGTCCTATTATTGAGCAAGATGTAACCACCGTAACCCACTCCCACTCCATTGAAGATTTCATTGTCAAAGGTAGAGATTTGGAAAAAATAGTACTTTCACGAGGTGTAAAGCTTCATATTGCACGTAAAACTATGGTCTACAACAATAAAACCGTAATATTCTCGTAA
- the crcB gene encoding fluoride efflux transporter CrcB: MKQFLLVFIGGGFGSILRYYISKNLNAYYSNFYLGTFLVNIIGCLLIGILIGLSLKNNYISENQTLLLATGFCGGFTTFSTFALESNILFKESSLLQTSLYMGFSVAIGILAISLGLWICKML, encoded by the coding sequence ATGAAACAATTTTTACTGGTTTTTATAGGTGGTGGGTTTGGTAGTATTTTAAGATACTACATATCAAAGAACCTGAATGCCTACTATTCAAATTTCTATCTAGGTACATTTTTAGTCAATATTATTGGTTGTCTACTTATAGGTATACTAATAGGTCTCTCTCTCAAGAACAATTACATTTCAGAAAATCAAACTTTACTATTAGCTACCGGTTTCTGCGGTGGCTTTACTACTTTCTCTACATTCGCTTTAGAAAGCAACATTCTATTCAAAGAATCTTCATTACTACAAACATCCCTATATATGGGTTTTAGTGTAGCAATTGGCATACTAGCTATCTCACTAGGGCTATGGATTTGCAAAATGTTATAG
- a CDS encoding P-II family nitrogen regulator yields MKKIEAIIRKSKFDDVKEALHNIEVNFFSYWDVTGVGNEKQGHVYRGISYSTTDIQRRYLSIVVSDDFLEKTVNSILESAYSGNVGDGKIFVSEVQEAYRIRTKEKGLAGIN; encoded by the coding sequence ATGAAAAAAATCGAGGCAATTATCAGAAAATCAAAGTTTGACGATGTCAAAGAGGCGTTGCACAATATTGAAGTTAACTTCTTTAGTTACTGGGATGTAACAGGCGTAGGAAATGAGAAACAAGGTCATGTATACCGTGGCATTTCATACAGTACAACAGACATACAACGAAGATATTTATCTATTGTAGTATCTGATGACTTTCTTGAAAAAACAGTGAATTCTATTCTTGAATCTGCATATTCTGGTAATGTCGGTGATGGTAAAATATTTGTTTCTGAGGTTCAAGAAGCTTATAGAATTAGAACTAAGGAAAAAGGCTTGGCAGGAATTAACTAA